In Aedes albopictus strain Foshan chromosome 3, AalbF5, whole genome shotgun sequence, the following are encoded in one genomic region:
- the LOC109403353 gene encoding putative helicase MOV-10 has protein sequence MDKVDAIGESRVAKLINYFQQMPFTKDEFAKPYDKREADAEPKSDYPLAEDTVETESHVSPVEDDECQEPQSKIQKTNGQPNQTESNQDEDEDLARTGDTRKTSNSPTLELDQQWTIKHKQTVVRRPRYLSRINPSKDCPICLEELRNNYQLRRHLRTDHGRDFSLVPVLDYDQRNHPIDRPVFKVNVQQLPSTAITFLINIENKSSVTMALNSAYIFDGNYQLFPIFTGNQDEQLRMVPGYEFEEEVTFDDLMLAKGRIYSLIISATPIIPDEDFDWFIVEQYHFKEKDDEDEKIKPKKTQLKLEKLYPYELSRSVQALYRTNFKENRKYTEQDRDLLRLIERSKQDKLLTPDSYREQLELLNQFEVKHLLEQFGDYTLTKPSIKRRDGSRCYYISTKQFKKKPSLLCEDGNVLFIAQEGYLTSKVFGTIEEITPKSVTCHMQGLVNMRCVTKVIFLLNKTTFQLERNAVALMSTPLIESICFPEVITGGPLEPISSFQWIRQSVASNEEQMVAIRNIVNQTAFPAPYILFGPPGTGKTSTLVEAIAQIYHRRPNVNILVTATSNFAANELTSRLLEVIPDEQIFRFFSYAFFKKAHYIDWNVLDVSNLAGQSYSSLCYEDIYTCRVVVATLTTAGRLIQANIKSKHFSYVFIDECGSAKEISSLIPIAGLATHGDEINASVVLAGDPKQLGPVFEYEFLKQTTHSVSMLERLMNLPLYAKDHVTNEYNPNVLTLLRDNFRSHDTLINFSNDVFYEGKLRAKASPDKKNLAVDWWRLPNRQVPLIFHPTSGTMQEDKMSYSLFNESEALQVVRYVSDLLKNGLNENPVKQSDIGILTFYARQVSFIKHMCLQRKWYDVEIGSAEQYQGREKAIIVISTVRSIYNRVGFLSNPKRLNVALTRACSLLIVIGCEYTLEKDPLWETFIRYCRRNCAVAYSFPTPEPKNGEDIDEDCGSSSD, from the exons AGCCAAAGAGCGACTATCCACTGGCGGAAGACACTGTTGAAACCGAAAGCCACGTGTCACCGGTAGAAGATGATGAATGCCAAGAGCCACAATCCAAAATACAGAAAACTAATGGTCAGCCAAATCAAACAGAATCTAACCAGGATGAAGATGAGGATCTGGCACGAACCGGAGATACACGGAAAACCAGTAACTCTCCAACGTTAGAGTTAGACCAGCAATGGACAATCAAGCACAAGCAGACGGTTGTTCGCAGACCGCGCTATTTAAGCAGAATCAATCCGTCAAAAGACTGCCCTATATGCCTGGAGGAGCTGAGAAACAACTATCAGCTGCGAAGGCATTTACGGACGGATCATGGCAGAGATTTCAGTCTGGTACCAGTACTAGACTACGACCAACGTAATCATCCCATTGATCGTCCGGTGTTCAAAGTGAACGTGCAACAACTCCCGTCGACGGCTATCACGTTCTTGATCAACATCGAAAATAAGTCCTCTGTAACGATGGCCCTGAACTCCGCCTACATCTTCGATGGAAACTACCAACTTTTTCCTATTTTTACTGGAAACCAAGATGAACAACTACGAATGGTTCCCGGTTACGAGTTTGAAGAAGAAGTCACGTTCGATGATCTGATGTTAGCTAAAGGCCGCATCTATTCACTTATTATCTCCGCCACTCCGATCATTCCGGATGAAGATTTTGATTGGTTTATAGTTGAACAGTATCATTTTAAGGAAAAAGACGACGAAGACGAGAAAATTAAACCGAAGAA GACTCAGCTCAAACTGGAAAAATTGTATCCATACGAACTCTCACGATCGGTTCAGGCGCTCTATAGAACCAACTTTAAGGAAAATAGAAAATACACAGAGCAAGATAGGGACCTTTTGCGGCTTATTGAACGATCCAAACAGGACAAATTGCTTACACCGGATAGTTACAGGGAGCAACTGGAGTTGCTAAACCAGTTCGAGGTTAAACATTTGCTTGAGCAGTTTGGCGACTACACCCTTACGAAACCGAGCATCAAGCGAAGGGATGGATCACGATGTTACTACATTTCG ACTAAACAGTTCAAGAAGAAACCGTCGCTCCTGTGTGAAGACGGGAATGTGCTCTTCATTGCACAAGAAGGGTATCTCACGTCGAAGGTGTTCGGAACGATTGAGGAAATTACCCCTAAAAGTGTTACATGTCACATGCAAGGGCTGGTCAACATGAGGTGCGTGACGAAGGTGATATTCTTGCTGAATAAGACGACTTTCCAGCTGGAGAGAAATGCTGTGGCGCTGATGAGTACCCCTCTCATTGAGAGCATTTGTTTCCCGGAGGTCATCACCGGCGGACCACTGGAACCCATCAGCAG CTTCCAGTGGATTCGACAGAGCGTAGCGTCCAACGAGGAACAGATGGTGGCCATCCGTAATATCGTCAATCAAACGGCATTTCCGGCGCCGTACATTCTGTTCGGACCCCCGGGCACCGGAAAAACGTCCACCCTGGTGGAGGCCATCGCACAAATATACCACCGGCGTCCAAATGTTAACATTCTGGTCACAGCTACGTCCAATTTTGCCGCCAACGAGTTAACCAGTCGTTTGCTGGAGGTCATTCCGGATGagcaaatttttcgatttttctcctaTGCGTTTTTCAAGAAAGCGCACTACATCGATTGGAATGTGCTGGACGTTTCCAATCTAGCAGGACAATCGTACAGTAGCCTTTGCTACGAGGACATCTACACGTGCCGGGTGGTCGTAGCCACCCTGACCACAGCTGGCAGATTGATTCAGGCCAACATCAAATCGAAACACTTCAGTTACGTGTTCATCGACGAATGCGGAAGTGCTAAGGAGATATCGTCACTGATTCCGATAGCGGGTCTTGCCACACATGGAGATGAAATCAATGCCAGTGTGGTATTGGCGGGAGATCCCAAGCAACTGGGACCTGTTTTCGAGTACGAATTTCTCAAGCAGACCACCCACAGTGTGTCAATGCTGGAGCGACTGATGAACCTTCCATTGTATGCAAAAGACCACGTGACGAACGAATACAATCCCAACGTCCTAACGTTACTCCGTGACAACTTCCGGTCACACGATACGTTAATCAACTTCAGTAACGACGTGTTCTACGAAGGAAAACTTAGGGCCAAGGCTTCACCCGACAAGAAAAATTTGGCCGTTGATTGGTGGCGTTTACCTAATCGCCAAGTGCCACTGATTTTCCATCCAACCTCAGGCACAATGCAAGAGGACAAAATGTCGTACAGTTTGTTCAATGAAAGTGAAGCGCTTCAGGTCGTGCGGTACGTTTCAGACCTGCTCAAAAATGGACTTAATGAAAATCCGGTGAAGCAAAGCGATATCGGTATTTTGACGTTCTACGCTCGACAAGTGAGCTTCATTAAACATATGTGCTTACAGAGAAAGTGGTATGATGTTGAAATCGGCTCGGCTGAACAGTACCAGGGACGTGAAAAGGCCATCATCGTGATATCCACCGTGCGATCCATATACAATCGGGTGGGTTTTCTGAGCAATCCCAAGCGTCTGAACGTGGCCCTGACCAGAGCATGCTCGTTGTTGATCGTAATTGGCTGTGAATATACCCTAGAGAAGGATCCACTGTGGGAAACGTTCATCCGGTACTGCAGAAGGAATTGTGCCGTTGCGTATTCTTTTCCCACCCCAGAACCAAAGAATGGCGAAGATATTGACGAAGACTGTGGGTCGTCCagcgattaa